From Engraulis encrasicolus isolate BLACKSEA-1 unplaced genomic scaffold, IST_EnEncr_1.0 scaffold_73_np1212, whole genome shotgun sequence, a single genomic window includes:
- the LOC134444802 gene encoding NACHT, LRR and PYD domains-containing protein 3-like produces MEESVCKGRPPSPAKSDRSMDKPIYFKEGDSSPQQMEESVSKRRPPSPAPTCVSMKSDDSIGNFIQFKGGDSSPQQPRQRLDQVQEMQQIHKSHLQKRFQCLIEGSIEQRNSTELNKVYTDLYITEGGRGEVNDEHEVRQIERASWREENACRPIKCGDIFKPGSGQDKPIRSVMTEGVAGIGKTVSVQKFILDWAEGKANQDVHFIFPFLFRELNLMKEKKLSLVGLIQHFYPKIEAEEILTSSKHRVMFIFDGLDECRFPLQFNQNPKCCDVTEQVSVNMLLTNLIQGNLLPSALLWITTRPAAASQIRYECVDQVTEIRGFNDPQKEEYFGKRISDENLASRIISHLKSSRSLYIMCHIPVFCWIAAFVAERTSEESDQAEMPRTMTQMYSRFLIIQASIKKDKYTERKETEEEIIFKLGKLAFQQLEKGNLIFYEEDLREADIDVTEASVYSGVCTQIFREEKDVSQAKVSMFSFVHLSIQEFLAAVYVFLCFSNRDRNISDQQQTSQLSALFRAVTLHDLHKTAVDLAIQSRNGHLDLFLRFLLGLSLESNQNLLKRLLPKTSSQSQSSVQAVQCVKEKIRGESSSDRMINLFYCLNELNQHAVVERIVRKEGKLSVEMLLPGEWETVRFRLYMSEEQLDGFDLQKYIQTPEEDQTELLSPDDVLQKLVPVVTTSTEAELGNCKLTDKSCLHLASVVSSPSSRLTRLDLQHNDLRDSGVELLCSGLQHQHCRLEILVLDNCKLTDKTCLHMASVLSSPSSRLTRLNLTDNNLHDSGVELLCSGLQHQHCRLETLGLYRCSLTGKSCPLLASALSSPSSRIKELYLHGNGLRASDVKQLSALKKDPNCRLETLGMEESESERRSPSPSPSCVSMESDLSKDYFIQFKGGESSPQQ; encoded by the exons GCCCAGACAACGACTTGATCAAGTCCAGGAAATGCAGCAGATCCACAAGTCTCATCTGCAGAAGAGGTTTCAGTGTCTGATTGAGGGCAGCATAGAGCAGAGAAACTCCACAGAACTGAATAAGGtctacacagatctctacatcacagagggggggaggggagaggtcaATGATGAACacgaggtcagacagatagagagagcatccTGGAGAGAGGAGAATGCATGTAGACCAATCAAATGCGGTGACATATTTAAACCTGGTTCTGGACAAGACAAACCCATTAGATCAGTGATGACTGAGGGAGTGGCTGGCATCGGAAAAACGGTCTccgtgcagaagttcattctggactgggctgaagggaAAGCCAATCAGGATGTCCACTTCATATTTCCCTTTCTTTTCCGGGAGCTGAAtctgatgaaggagaagaaatTAAGTCTGGTGGGACTTATCCAGCACTTTTACCCCAAGATAGAAGCAGAAGAAATACTCACCAGTTCAAAGCACAGAGtaatgttcatctttgatggtctggatgagtgtcgaTTTCCTTTACAGTTCAACCAAAACCCCAAGTGTTGTGATGTGACAGAGCAGGTTTCAGTCAACATGTTGCTGACAAACCTCATCCAGGggaatctgcttccctctgctctcctctggatcaccacccgaccagcagcTGCCAGTCAGATCCGTTATGAGTGTGTGGACCAGGTGACAGAAATAAGGGGATTCAACGATCCACAGAAAGAAGAGTACTTTGGGAAGAGAATCAGTGATGAGAATCTGGCCAGCCGAATCATCAGccacctgaagtcatccaggagcctctacatcatgtgccacattccagtcttctgctggattgcagCCTTTGTTGCAGAGAGAACATCAGAAGAATCAGACCAAGCTGAAATGCCAAGGACTATGACTCAAATGTACAGCCGCTTTCTCATCATTCAGGCCAGCATTAAAAAGGACaagtacacagagagaaaagagacagaagaagagatcattttcaaactggggaaactggcatttcagcagctggagaagggtaacctgatcttctatgaggaagACCTGAGAGAGGCTGACATTGATGTCACAGAAGCGTCAGTGTACTCAGGAGTATGtactcagatcttcagagaggagaaggatgttTCCCAAGCAAAGGTGTCCATGTTCAGCTTTGTACATCTGAGCATCCAGGAGTTCCTGGCAGCCGTGTACGTGTTTCTCTGTTTCAGCAACCGAGACAGGAACATTTCTGACCAACAACAAACCTCTCAGCTATCTGCCCTGTTCAGAGCTGTAACACTTCATGACTTGCACAAGACTGCAGTGGATCTGGCCATACAGAGTAGAAATGGgcacctggaccttttcctccgcttccttctgggcctctcactTGAGTCCAATCAGAACCTCCTAAAACGCCTACTGCCAAAGACCAGTAGCCAGTCACAGAGCTCAGTCCAGGCAGTCCAGTGTGTCAAAGAGAAAATCAGAGGTGAGAGTAGTTCAGACAGAATGATCAACCTGTTCTACTGcctgaatgagctgaatcagcatgctgtagtggagcgCATTGTCAGGAAGGAAGGAAAGCTATctgtagagatgctcttaccaggagAGTGGGAGACTGTGAGATTTAGACTCTATATGTCAGAAGAGCAGCTGgatgggtttgacctgcagaaaTACATACAGACACCAGAGGAAGACCAGACCGAACTCCTCAGCCCTGATGATGTTCTTCAGAAGCTGGTGCCAGTGGTCACAACATCCACCGAGGCAGA gctggGTAACTGTAAGttgacagataagagttgtctgCATCTGGCGTCTGTCgtgtcatctccctcatcacgtctcacacGGCTGGACCTGCAGCACAATGATCTgcgtgactctggagtggaactcttatgttctggacttcaacatcaacactgcagatTGGAAATACTGGT gctggATAACTGTAAGTTGACAGATAAGACTTGTCTGCATATggcctctgtcctgtcatctccctcatcacgtctcacacGGCTGAACCTGACTGACAATAATCtgcatgactctggagtggaactcttatgttctggacttcaacatcaacactgcagatTGGAAACACTGGG gctgtaTCGTTGTAGTCTGACAGGTAAGAGTTGTCCTCTACTggcctctgccctctcctctccctcctcacgtaTCAAAGAGCTGTACCTGCATGGTAATGGCCTGAGAGCCTCAGATGTTaagcagctctctgctctgaagaaagaccccaactgtagactggagacactaGG gatggaggagtctgaaTCTGAGAGGAGATCACCCTCTCCTTCACCCTCCTGTGTGTCTATGGAGAGTGACCTGTCCAAGGATTACTTCATTCAATTTAAAGGAGGAGAGtcttcacctcaacagtaa